A DNA window from Luteolibacter luteus contains the following coding sequences:
- a CDS encoding arylsulfatase B, with protein sequence MKIRHLLFALIAFPAIAAEEGSAKKPNVIYLLADDLGYDDVGWRNPEIKTPNLDKLAAGGAKLEQYYVQPVCSPTRAAFMTGRYPFRHGLQTGVVRPWAQYGLPLEENTLPSALKEAGYETAITGKWHLGHFKPEYLPTKRGFDHQYGHYNGALDYFTHERDGGFDWHKNDTVNRDEGYSTELIGKEASRLIRERDKSKPLFLYVPFNGVHSPFQVPDRYLSLYPQFQGNRKLYAGMISAVDDAVGEIVKAAAEAGLGDNTLIVFSSDNGGPNPGKLSDNGKLRGGKGGVYEGGVRVVAFANWPAKIKAGSAIRQPTHISDWYPTLVKLSGSEAAPKLPLDGRDISSVLTENATIPDREVILNLAPDAAAIRVGDWKLVVHNRKTEEKAELFNLGDDASEKNDLSEKNPEKVKELRERLEALDKEAVAPKSKPQPRGFKAPAIWGQS encoded by the coding sequence ATGAAAATCCGGCATTTGCTTTTCGCCCTTATCGCCTTCCCCGCCATCGCGGCAGAAGAAGGCTCCGCCAAGAAGCCCAACGTCATTTATCTCCTCGCCGATGATCTCGGCTACGACGACGTGGGGTGGAGAAATCCAGAGATCAAAACACCGAATCTCGACAAGCTGGCGGCAGGCGGCGCGAAGCTGGAGCAATACTACGTGCAACCGGTCTGCTCGCCCACCCGCGCGGCATTCATGACCGGACGCTATCCCTTCCGTCACGGTCTGCAGACCGGCGTCGTCCGTCCATGGGCCCAGTATGGCTTGCCGCTTGAAGAAAACACGCTGCCCTCGGCTCTCAAGGAAGCCGGCTACGAGACAGCCATCACCGGCAAGTGGCACCTCGGCCACTTCAAGCCGGAGTATCTTCCAACGAAGCGCGGCTTCGACCATCAATATGGCCACTACAATGGCGCGCTCGATTACTTCACCCACGAACGCGACGGCGGTTTCGATTGGCATAAGAACGACACCGTGAACCGCGACGAAGGCTACTCCACCGAACTCATCGGCAAGGAAGCCTCCCGCTTGATCCGCGAGCGTGACAAATCAAAGCCGCTCTTCCTCTACGTCCCCTTCAATGGCGTCCACAGTCCCTTCCAGGTTCCTGATCGCTACCTCTCGCTGTATCCGCAGTTCCAAGGAAACCGGAAGCTCTACGCGGGCATGATCAGCGCCGTCGATGATGCCGTCGGCGAGATCGTGAAAGCAGCGGCGGAAGCCGGCCTCGGTGACAACACGCTGATCGTGTTCTCAAGCGACAACGGCGGACCGAATCCCGGCAAACTCTCCGATAATGGCAAGCTTCGCGGCGGCAAGGGTGGCGTCTACGAAGGCGGCGTCCGCGTCGTGGCCTTCGCGAACTGGCCCGCCAAGATCAAGGCCGGCAGCGCGATCCGCCAGCCGACCCACATTTCCGACTGGTATCCCACCCTCGTGAAGCTTTCCGGCTCGGAAGCCGCGCCGAAGCTTCCGCTCGATGGCCGCGATATCAGCTCCGTGCTCACGGAGAACGCCACGATTCCGGATCGCGAGGTTATTCTCAATCTCGCGCCCGATGCCGCAGCGATTCGCGTGGGCGATTGGAAGCTCGTCGTCCACAACCGCAAAACGGAGGAGAAAGCGGAGCTCTTTAATTTGGGCGATGATGCTTCGGAAAAGAACGACCTTTCGGAGAAGAACCCGGAGAAAGTGAAGGAACTCCGCGAACGCTTGGAAGCCCTCGACAAGGAAGCCGTCGCGCCGAAATCAAAACCACAGCCACGCGGCTTCAAGGCACCCGCCATCTGGGGCCAGTCCTGA
- a CDS encoding sulfatase-like hydrolase/transferase, whose protein sequence is MKTSYALAGLLAALALPAHAERKPNILLIVADDLGWGELTSQGITKDIPTPNIDSISANGIRFTNGYVSGPYCSPTRAGLLTGRYQQRFGHEFNPGRATTEGEPIGLSLKETTIGDRLKGAGYATGWFGKSHLGSAPEFHPQKRGFDEFYGFLGGAHSYINPGQGTNGIFHGTEEVKDPGYLTEAFAREAAKFIEQKKDQQWFVYLPFNAVHAPLETLEKYESRFSSIQDPKRRKFAGLLSALDDSVGTVLNKVRDLNLEEDTLIYFFSDNGGPTPSITSQNGPLKGYKSQTSEGGIRVPFSVQWKGKIPAGKTEDRPVIQLDVLPTSLAAAGVEVDPSWKLDGVNLLPYLKGEKTEAPHETLFWRFGQQLAVRKGDWKLVKSAADGDARNGSGKASPDGAKLYNLKEDIGEKNDLAASNPEKVKELEAEWTKWNASNVDPKWTPNGNGRRHAGRTEEVASNASKAGPWKSGDVLSGEDSPAIAGKAFTVSAEIDSESAPKGVILAQGGAARGYALHVQDGKLSFSIRAGDGLGTIVATEPLEAGHHKLEASFTSDGQVTLKVDDKAVGQGKVNGSIERRPGEGLTVGDDGRTPVGQYTAPHAFSGKVANVNVTIH, encoded by the coding sequence ATGAAGACATCCTACGCCCTCGCAGGCCTTCTTGCCGCGCTCGCCCTGCCTGCCCATGCCGAGCGCAAGCCGAACATCCTGCTCATCGTCGCCGACGATCTCGGATGGGGAGAGCTGACTTCCCAAGGCATCACCAAGGACATCCCGACCCCGAACATCGACAGCATCTCCGCCAATGGCATCCGCTTTACCAATGGCTACGTGAGCGGCCCGTATTGCAGCCCAACGCGCGCCGGCCTCTTGACCGGCCGCTACCAGCAGCGCTTCGGCCACGAGTTCAATCCGGGGCGCGCAACGACCGAAGGCGAACCCATCGGTCTTTCCCTCAAGGAAACCACCATCGGTGATCGGCTGAAGGGAGCTGGCTATGCCACCGGCTGGTTCGGCAAGTCCCACCTCGGATCCGCCCCTGAGTTTCATCCTCAGAAGCGGGGCTTCGATGAGTTCTACGGCTTCCTGGGTGGCGCGCATAGCTACATCAATCCGGGCCAAGGAACGAACGGCATCTTCCACGGCACCGAGGAGGTGAAGGATCCGGGCTACCTGACCGAGGCATTCGCACGCGAGGCCGCGAAGTTCATCGAGCAGAAGAAGGACCAGCAGTGGTTCGTCTACCTGCCCTTCAACGCTGTGCATGCTCCCTTGGAAACTTTGGAGAAGTACGAGAGTCGCTTTAGTTCCATCCAGGATCCGAAGCGCCGCAAGTTCGCCGGACTTCTTTCCGCCTTGGACGACTCCGTCGGCACCGTGTTGAACAAGGTCCGCGACCTGAACCTGGAAGAAGACACGCTGATCTATTTCTTCAGCGACAATGGCGGACCGACTCCGTCCATTACTTCTCAGAACGGACCGTTGAAGGGTTACAAGTCGCAGACTTCCGAGGGTGGCATCCGCGTCCCCTTCTCCGTCCAATGGAAGGGCAAGATCCCCGCGGGCAAGACAGAAGACCGCCCGGTCATCCAGTTGGATGTGCTGCCGACCAGCTTGGCAGCTGCGGGCGTCGAGGTCGATCCGTCCTGGAAGCTCGATGGCGTCAACCTTCTGCCCTACCTGAAGGGTGAGAAAACCGAGGCTCCTCACGAAACGCTCTTCTGGCGCTTCGGCCAGCAGCTCGCGGTGCGCAAGGGCGATTGGAAGCTCGTGAAGTCGGCCGCCGACGGCGATGCTCGCAATGGCTCCGGCAAAGCCAGCCCCGATGGAGCGAAGCTCTACAACCTTAAGGAGGACATTGGTGAGAAGAATGACCTCGCCGCCAGCAATCCGGAAAAGGTGAAGGAACTCGAAGCCGAATGGACCAAGTGGAACGCCAGCAACGTCGATCCGAAGTGGACCCCGAACGGGAATGGTAGGCGTCACGCCGGCAGAACCGAAGAGGTCGCCAGCAATGCATCCAAGGCCGGCCCGTGGAAATCAGGCGATGTCCTGAGCGGCGAAGATTCCCCTGCCATCGCAGGCAAGGCCTTCACCGTCTCCGCCGAGATCGATAGCGAAAGCGCGCCCAAGGGCGTGATCCTCGCCCAGGGAGGAGCCGCCCGCGGCTACGCGCTCCATGTGCAAGACGGCAAGCTGAGCTTCTCGATTCGCGCTGGCGATGGCCTAGGCACCATTGTTGCCACCGAGCCCTTGGAAGCAGGCCATCACAAGCTTGAGGCCAGCTTTACTTCCGATGGCCAGGTGACCCTCAAGGTCGATGACAAGGCCGTAGGCCAAGGCAAGGTCAATGGCAGCATCGAACGCCGCCCGGGCGAAGGCCTGACGGTGGGCGATGACGGCCGCACACCGGTCGGCCAATACACCGCTCCCCATGCCTTTTCCGGCAAGGTGGCAAACGTCAACGTAACCATTCACTAG
- a CDS encoding LamG domain-containing protein translates to MQSFPTTRRFQLLALAATLGAHTAHAAILPALGPETALYDSDIKGIANDGGTAGSQSGIPILGDPEHLLGATFNIAFIPTSADLERATPAEARVVLLIELGGTSNGIGLYLVDGVPTLLSKQGSNDITIPASLNDTSLPAIAVQSSIGKLSAGTAYSFSASWNHQGTLELKVQPDGGSVITSSFVISGTPSNWSGNDTLSVKTLPTAGSVGGLAGSNASNVLGAPFDVHNAFSLEGSVSRALFWNAAAVTPPVATAPAVLGFEATSLPSSGKVRFHWRVTEGGVPDPTSLVIKEGDVIVHTPSTLEGFADVTTSGTSSFSIAATNATGTTNKPAILSAETAFSAEVRADSPVAWFRFNDSTGSQLIADSAENGTPHNGRIYGQPVSGSTGFGDGAALFDGSSGIISNTILDPGTLLSGFTVEAVVQRATGASGANPVVIAQRGSTGRVLLASAADGKVLTDISGGTNKIADAKLDDERWAHIAVVADAAHHELRFYLDGVLSGSSADGLNPDGTTFDPNITLEAAAGEWIIGLGKALSGNFWKGKIDDIAVYDRLLDDPNADNDKADSRIPAHRNAWWSQTSGLLGFAASKTVVNSGDAVDLIANVGADITSVSIDNGVGTVPLANGTASITVNPAATTTYQVTATGPGGSVTRSVTVTALQYQAPVVKGFEVTKLGTPGQVRLHWKVTEGEAANPTTISIKAGTTELHTGSTLQGFADVDAGSATTFTLSATNSTGTTDSTKSLYAENEFSTAVRADAPIAWFRFNEPAGTEIFVDSADNTAPHNGSPTGTPVSGATGVVDGAITLDANGGVVTNLILNPGQLDPGFTIESVVRRDAALNTANRAIVSQRDNEGTGRVLLSLSDANGTPRTYLGQGVRKDADVNVAAETWAHLVIVVDALNTEVRWYLDGQLIGSSKDGTNPDGSTFDPNFVFEASSGDWVIGAQKTLTADLWRGEIDEVAIYPTLLDDPDLNPATNDSRIPAHREAWWQQTSGVIQLSSAQATINSGGSTDLTIKVGPDVTSVSVDHGIGNVPLVNGNAIIPLNLSVTTTYTITFSGPGGTFTRTITITVASSLNVRSSIIQGSDLVVNFSGAPSTTYLVRGSANLSSGFTEDHGTVTTDASGNGTTTIPIVSGASHFIRIEDQP, encoded by the coding sequence ATGCAGTCTTTCCCCACAACACGCCGCTTCCAGCTACTCGCCCTCGCCGCCACCTTGGGCGCTCATACCGCCCATGCCGCAATCCTTCCGGCACTGGGTCCGGAAACCGCCCTCTACGACAGCGATATCAAGGGCATCGCCAATGACGGCGGCACTGCTGGCAGCCAATCCGGCATCCCGATCCTCGGTGACCCGGAACACCTCCTCGGCGCCACCTTCAACATCGCGTTCATTCCCACCTCCGCCGACTTGGAGCGCGCCACACCTGCGGAGGCACGCGTCGTACTGCTGATCGAACTCGGGGGCACCTCGAACGGGATCGGCCTCTATCTAGTCGATGGCGTGCCCACCCTGCTTTCCAAGCAAGGCTCGAACGACATCACCATCCCTGCCTCGCTCAATGACACCTCCCTCCCGGCGATCGCGGTGCAGAGCTCGATCGGAAAGCTTAGCGCAGGAACCGCCTACTCGTTCTCCGCATCCTGGAATCACCAGGGCACGCTGGAGCTGAAAGTCCAGCCGGACGGCGGCAGCGTGATCACCTCCTCCTTCGTTATTTCCGGAACCCCGTCGAATTGGTCCGGCAACGACACGCTGTCCGTGAAAACCTTGCCCACCGCCGGTTCAGTGGGCGGCCTCGCCGGCAGCAATGCCTCCAATGTCCTCGGAGCCCCCTTCGATGTCCACAATGCGTTCAGCCTTGAAGGCAGCGTCAGCCGCGCCCTGTTCTGGAACGCCGCCGCCGTGACACCGCCGGTTGCTACGGCTCCCGCCGTACTTGGTTTCGAGGCAACCAGCCTCCCTTCCAGCGGCAAGGTCCGCTTCCATTGGCGCGTGACGGAAGGCGGTGTGCCCGACCCCACATCCCTGGTGATCAAGGAAGGCGATGTAATCGTCCACACGCCATCTACCTTGGAAGGCTTCGCCGATGTGACCACCAGCGGCACGAGCAGCTTCAGCATCGCCGCGACCAATGCCACGGGCACCACAAACAAGCCTGCCATCCTCTCCGCTGAAACAGCCTTCTCCGCAGAGGTGCGTGCGGATTCACCCGTCGCTTGGTTCCGCTTCAACGATTCCACCGGCTCGCAGCTCATCGCGGACTCCGCGGAAAACGGCACTCCTCACAATGGCCGCATCTACGGCCAACCTGTTAGCGGCAGCACCGGCTTCGGCGATGGAGCCGCACTCTTCGATGGCAGCAGTGGCATCATCAGCAATACCATCCTCGATCCCGGAACCCTGCTCAGCGGCTTCACGGTGGAAGCGGTGGTCCAGCGGGCAACCGGAGCATCCGGCGCAAATCCCGTGGTGATCGCCCAGCGCGGCAGCACCGGCCGCGTCCTCCTCGCATCCGCCGCCGATGGCAAAGTGCTGACCGACATCAGCGGCGGCACCAACAAGATCGCGGACGCGAAACTGGACGACGAGCGCTGGGCTCACATCGCCGTGGTGGCGGATGCAGCACATCACGAACTCCGCTTCTATCTGGATGGAGTCTTGTCAGGAAGCAGCGCCGACGGACTGAACCCTGACGGAACAACCTTCGATCCCAATATCACCCTGGAAGCCGCGGCCGGAGAATGGATCATCGGGCTTGGAAAGGCTCTCAGCGGAAACTTCTGGAAAGGCAAGATCGACGACATCGCTGTCTACGACCGCCTTCTGGACGATCCGAATGCCGACAACGACAAGGCCGATTCACGCATTCCCGCACACCGCAATGCCTGGTGGAGCCAGACGAGCGGCCTGCTCGGCTTCGCCGCTTCGAAGACTGTCGTGAATTCCGGAGATGCGGTTGATCTCATCGCCAACGTCGGCGCGGACATCACCTCGGTGAGTATCGACAATGGCGTCGGCACCGTGCCGCTCGCGAACGGCACCGCCAGCATCACGGTGAATCCCGCCGCCACGACGACCTATCAAGTCACCGCCACCGGCCCGGGCGGAAGCGTCACCCGCAGCGTCACTGTCACCGCCCTCCAATATCAGGCACCCGTCGTGAAAGGCTTCGAGGTCACGAAGCTCGGCACGCCGGGCCAGGTGCGCCTGCACTGGAAGGTCACCGAAGGTGAAGCCGCCAATCCAACCACCATCAGCATCAAGGCCGGCACCACCGAACTGCACACCGGCAGCACCCTGCAAGGCTTCGCCGATGTCGATGCGGGCAGCGCGACCACCTTCACCCTGAGCGCCACGAATAGCACCGGCACGACGGACTCCACCAAGTCCCTCTATGCCGAAAATGAGTTCTCCACAGCCGTTCGCGCCGATGCACCCATCGCATGGTTCCGCTTCAACGAACCCGCCGGCACCGAGATCTTCGTCGACTCGGCTGACAACACGGCACCGCACAATGGCAGCCCTACCGGAACTCCCGTCTCTGGTGCCACGGGTGTGGTCGATGGAGCAATTACCCTCGATGCAAATGGCGGAGTGGTTACCAACCTGATCCTCAATCCCGGCCAACTCGATCCCGGCTTCACCATCGAAAGCGTGGTCCGCCGCGATGCCGCACTTAACACCGCAAACCGCGCCATCGTCAGCCAGCGGGACAACGAAGGCACCGGGCGGGTGCTGCTCTCCCTCTCCGACGCCAACGGCACGCCGCGAACCTATCTGGGCCAAGGTGTCCGGAAAGATGCGGACGTGAACGTGGCCGCAGAGACCTGGGCCCACCTCGTGATCGTCGTGGATGCGCTGAACACGGAAGTCCGCTGGTATCTCGATGGCCAGCTCATCGGATCCTCCAAGGACGGCACCAACCCGGACGGCAGCACCTTCGATCCAAACTTTGTCTTCGAAGCCTCCTCGGGAGACTGGGTCATCGGAGCCCAGAAAACGCTCACTGCCGATCTCTGGCGCGGCGAGATTGATGAAGTTGCCATCTACCCCACCCTTCTTGATGACCCGGATCTGAATCCCGCCACGAATGATTCCCGCATCCCTGCTCACCGTGAGGCATGGTGGCAGCAGACATCGGGCGTGATCCAGCTCAGCAGCGCGCAGGCCACCATCAATTCAGGCGGCTCCACGGATCTCACGATCAAGGTGGGACCGGATGTCACCTCGGTGAGCGTCGACCACGGCATCGGCAACGTCCCGTTGGTGAATGGCAATGCGATCATCCCGCTGAATCTCAGTGTCACCACGACCTACACCATCACCTTCAGCGGCCCCGGCGGCACCTTCACACGGACGATCACCATCACCGTCGCTTCGTCCCTGAACGTCCGCTCCAGCATCATCCAGGGAAGCGACCTCGTCGTGAACTTCAGCGGTGCGCCTTCGACAACCTACCTGGTGCGCGGTTCCGCAAACTTGAGCAGCGGCTTCACCGAAGACCACGGCACCGTGACCACCGATGCCTCGGGCAACGGCACCACCACGATCCCGATCGTCTCCGGAGCCAGTCACTTCATCCGGATCGAGGACCAACCCTGA
- the chrA gene encoding chromate efflux transporter, whose product MNENSPPPAPSFPEALRFWVKLGWISFGGPAGQIAIMHKELVERRRWMSEDHFLHALNFCMLLPGPEAQQLATYLGWRLHGARGGIAAGALFVLPSIFILWGLSWLYMAGGEVKWIQGIFYGLIPVVIAIVAAAVKRIGSKALKTPALWGLAIAAFIAIFFFKISFVVIIIVAALIGFLGSKCFPKQFPAGKGHGKAEVGDEPFVALPPAPRASWARTFMVSALCLVLWWVPVLACGFLLGWRDVHFQQGIFFSKAALVTIGGAYAVLPYVAQMAVDHFGWLSQRQMMAGLGLAETTPGPLIMVLQFVGFVAAWQNPGDLPPLLAATLGALITTWVTFLPCFLFVFLGAPHVESLRERPGISTALTAVTAAVVGVILNLAIWLAWHALKPESGGFDFFVAVGAIAAWVAMERFKVGVVPTLLSAALLGMLWIHI is encoded by the coding sequence ATGAACGAAAACAGTCCTCCTCCCGCACCCAGCTTTCCGGAGGCACTCCGCTTTTGGGTCAAGCTGGGCTGGATCAGCTTCGGAGGACCGGCTGGCCAGATCGCGATCATGCACAAGGAACTCGTCGAGCGTCGCCGCTGGATGAGCGAGGACCACTTCCTGCACGCGCTGAATTTTTGCATGCTGTTGCCGGGCCCGGAGGCCCAGCAGCTCGCGACCTATCTGGGCTGGCGCTTGCATGGCGCGCGCGGAGGAATCGCAGCCGGAGCGCTATTCGTCTTGCCTTCGATCTTCATCCTGTGGGGGCTGAGCTGGCTCTATATGGCGGGAGGCGAGGTGAAGTGGATCCAAGGAATCTTCTACGGCCTTATCCCGGTGGTGATCGCCATCGTGGCGGCCGCGGTGAAGCGGATTGGTTCGAAGGCGTTGAAGACTCCGGCGCTGTGGGGACTGGCTATCGCTGCCTTCATCGCGATCTTCTTTTTCAAGATCTCCTTCGTGGTGATCATCATTGTCGCTGCCTTGATCGGGTTTCTGGGCAGCAAGTGTTTTCCAAAGCAATTCCCTGCAGGGAAAGGTCACGGCAAAGCCGAGGTGGGGGATGAGCCCTTCGTTGCTCTTCCGCCGGCTCCGCGCGCGAGTTGGGCGCGGACCTTCATGGTGTCTGCTCTTTGTCTGGTGCTGTGGTGGGTGCCGGTGCTGGCCTGCGGGTTTCTGCTGGGGTGGCGGGATGTCCATTTCCAACAGGGAATTTTCTTCAGCAAGGCAGCTCTCGTGACCATCGGCGGCGCCTATGCGGTGCTACCCTATGTCGCCCAGATGGCCGTGGACCACTTTGGCTGGCTTAGCCAGCGGCAGATGATGGCGGGACTGGGGCTCGCTGAAACGACCCCGGGACCCTTGATCATGGTGCTGCAATTTGTCGGCTTCGTGGCGGCTTGGCAGAACCCTGGAGATCTTCCCCCTTTGCTGGCTGCCACGCTGGGTGCCCTAATCACGACTTGGGTGACTTTCCTGCCTTGTTTCCTCTTCGTCTTTCTCGGCGCACCTCATGTGGAAAGCCTCCGCGAGCGTCCCGGGATTTCCACCGCACTGACGGCGGTGACTGCGGCGGTGGTGGGTGTTATTCTCAATCTCGCGATTTGGCTCGCTTGGCATGCGTTGAAGCCGGAGAGCGGCGGCTTTGATTTCTTCGTGGCCGTCGGCGCGATCGCCGCGTGGGTGGCGATGGAGCGATTCAAGGTGGGGGTTGTCCCGACCCTTCTGAGTGCGGCCTTGCTAGGGATGCTGTGGATTCACATTTGA
- a CDS encoding NAD-dependent epimerase/dehydratase family protein, producing the protein MPTLLLCGHGYLGQAISRDFITGGWDVTAISREGDPDATPPEVSCDLSSAEQVAALNVSPDFIVHCASSGRGGADAYRAVYLEGCRYLLQRFPGIPLLFTSSTSVYAQTDGSEVTEESLADPDRETGKILRETEELVLSHGGIVTRLAGIYGPQRSVILKKFLRGESVIEEDGRRYLNQIHRDDAASAVFHLAWTAAGRKSSEIYNIADSNPLSQLDCFKRLSELFLRPLPSSGPRDPDRKRGWTHKRVSNAKLRATGWQPAYPSFPDAAPGIAKDLDLS; encoded by the coding sequence ATGCCCACTCTCCTGCTCTGCGGCCACGGCTATCTGGGCCAGGCGATCTCCCGTGATTTCATCACGGGTGGTTGGGACGTGACCGCCATCTCCCGCGAAGGGGATCCAGATGCAACACCTCCGGAGGTCTCCTGCGACCTCAGCTCGGCGGAACAAGTCGCGGCTCTCAACGTCAGCCCGGATTTCATTGTCCACTGCGCCTCATCCGGACGCGGCGGAGCGGATGCCTATCGCGCCGTTTATCTGGAAGGCTGCCGCTATCTCCTTCAACGCTTTCCCGGCATCCCGCTGCTCTTTACCTCCAGCACCTCCGTCTACGCACAGACTGATGGCTCCGAGGTTACCGAGGAAAGCCTCGCCGATCCGGACAGGGAAACCGGGAAGATCCTCCGCGAAACCGAGGAGCTGGTCCTTTCCCACGGGGGAATCGTCACCCGCTTGGCAGGCATCTACGGGCCGCAACGCAGCGTGATCCTGAAAAAGTTCCTGAGAGGTGAATCGGTCATCGAAGAAGATGGCCGACGCTACTTGAACCAAATCCACCGGGATGATGCAGCCTCCGCGGTCTTCCATCTGGCATGGACGGCCGCCGGAAGAAAAAGCTCCGAAATTTACAACATCGCCGACTCGAATCCGCTCTCCCAGTTGGATTGTTTCAAGAGATTGAGCGAGCTCTTCCTCCGCCCTTTGCCGTCCTCCGGCCCGCGGGACCCCGACCGCAAGCGCGGCTGGACCCACAAGCGGGTCTCCAACGCCAAGCTACGCGCGACGGGCTGGCAACCGGCCTATCCATCCTTCCCCGATGCCGCCCCTGGCATCGCGAAGGACCTAGATCTATCGTAA
- a CDS encoding YitT family protein — translation MKISTWLATRHPVLEYIGMAAAGLLYAIALKYLVFPAKVILTGFEGIAAALSYFFKSPSLFLIIYGISQAILIVFAYKKISRTFAIRTALTVGMVIVALPLLPELKVAESQQERLILVLFGGIISGLAKAMALRLRSSTGDEDVLGAWFAMKYLKPVGSIAVISAAISCVFGLVMEYFTYKQIEPVINTLMYTSIFIFTGAETLNNFFRKFKLVMITAFGKQPDAIGKAITTAAPHRTYTIQPGTGGYSSEPVHLVRTIVTHEELPEVLDALERDCPEAFHFHHDIEGISRSYYIKPIG, via the coding sequence TTGAAAATCTCCACCTGGCTTGCAACCCGTCATCCCGTGCTGGAATACATCGGCATGGCGGCCGCCGGCTTGCTCTATGCGATCGCACTGAAGTATCTCGTCTTTCCTGCCAAGGTGATCCTCACCGGCTTCGAAGGCATCGCCGCGGCCCTCAGCTACTTCTTCAAGAGCCCATCCCTCTTCCTGATCATCTACGGGATCTCGCAGGCGATCCTCATCGTCTTCGCCTACAAGAAGATCAGCCGCACCTTCGCCATCCGCACTGCCCTGACCGTCGGCATGGTGATCGTGGCCCTTCCGCTGCTCCCCGAACTCAAGGTCGCCGAATCCCAGCAGGAACGTCTGATCCTGGTGCTCTTCGGCGGCATCATTTCCGGTCTCGCGAAAGCCATGGCCCTCCGGCTGCGCAGCTCGACGGGAGATGAGGACGTCCTCGGCGCATGGTTCGCCATGAAGTACCTCAAGCCGGTCGGCTCGATCGCGGTCATCTCCGCGGCCATCTCCTGCGTCTTCGGCCTGGTGATGGAATACTTCACCTACAAACAGATCGAGCCGGTGATCAACACGCTGATGTACACCAGCATCTTCATCTTCACCGGCGCCGAAACGCTCAACAACTTCTTCCGGAAGTTCAAGCTGGTGATGATTACGGCCTTCGGCAAGCAACCGGACGCCATTGGCAAGGCGATCACCACCGCCGCCCCGCACCGCACCTACACCATTCAGCCGGGGACCGGTGGTTACTCTTCCGAACCCGTGCACCTCGTGCGTACCATTGTGACCCACGAGGAACTCCCCGAGGTCCTCGACGCCCTCGAACGAGACTGCCCCGAAGCCTTCCATTTCCATCACGACATCGAGGGCATCTCCCGCAGCTACTACATCAAGCCGATCGGATAA
- a CDS encoding type I restriction endonuclease: MDLADHLLQIASRIPAQIQHLQTEEATKNALVLPFLNGLGYNVFDPTEVIPEFIADVGTKKGEKVDYVIMKDGKPCLLIECKPVGAKLHINHASQLFRYFSVTDARFAILTNGVDYQFYTDIEAPNKMDEKPFFELSMLSLDSRTIEEVRKFSKTVFNLEAILSTASELKYKKQILLLLAKELEAPSEDLVRHFAKQVHGGVFSPAIKSQFTSLVGDAFRDFIKGRVAQRLQSALDDNTPAPGTSLPRVTEPIAENGEEEIITTQEEKEAFQIVRAILSKHVQPARVVMRDTKSYCGVLLDDNNRKPICRLRFNYSQKYLGLFDAQKNEEKFPLNVPLDIFKFEDRLIEAVTNYDTKKSESEDVASA, encoded by the coding sequence ATGGATCTTGCCGACCACCTCCTCCAGATTGCCTCTCGCATTCCTGCGCAGATACAACACCTGCAAACCGAAGAAGCCACGAAGAACGCCCTTGTTTTACCGTTCCTAAATGGGCTCGGCTACAATGTCTTCGACCCAACCGAGGTCATTCCGGAATTTATAGCGGATGTCGGCACGAAAAAGGGAGAGAAAGTCGACTATGTGATCATGAAGGACGGCAAGCCCTGTCTTCTGATCGAGTGCAAGCCGGTTGGAGCAAAGCTTCATATCAACCACGCATCGCAGCTCTTTAGATACTTCTCGGTAACAGACGCGCGGTTCGCCATTTTGACAAATGGAGTCGACTATCAGTTCTATACCGATATCGAAGCACCGAACAAGATGGACGAGAAGCCCTTCTTCGAGCTCTCGATGCTTTCATTGGATTCTAGGACAATCGAGGAAGTCCGGAAATTTTCGAAGACAGTCTTTAATTTGGAGGCGATCCTTAGCACCGCCAGCGAACTGAAATATAAGAAGCAGATTTTACTGCTACTTGCAAAGGAGCTGGAAGCTCCCTCCGAAGACTTGGTCCGCCATTTTGCCAAGCAAGTCCATGGGGGAGTATTCAGTCCGGCAATCAAGTCGCAATTTACATCTCTCGTTGGAGACGCCTTCCGCGACTTCATCAAGGGCAGAGTAGCACAGAGACTTCAATCTGCCCTCGACGACAATACTCCGGCACCCGGAACCAGCCTTCCGCGTGTAACCGAGCCAATTGCTGAGAACGGGGAAGAAGAAATCATCACAACTCAGGAGGAAAAAGAAGCATTCCAGATCGTGAGGGCCATCCTTTCGAAACACGTTCAGCCAGCCCGAGTCGTGATGAGGGATACCAAAAGCTATTGCGGGGTTCTGTTGGACGACAATAATCGAAAACCAATCTGCAGACTTCGGTTCAACTACTCCCAGAAATATTTGGGTCTCTTCGACGCCCAAAAGAACGAGGAGAAATTCCCTCTCAACGTTCCGCTAGACATCTTCAAATTTGAAGATCGCTTGATCGAAGCTGTGACAAACTACGACACAAAGAAGAGCGAAAGCGAGGATGTTGCTTCGGCATAG